The genomic region GGCGCCTCACGGCCGGCCTCATCGTGTGTCTCTTTGCCCTAGTGGTTTTCGTATGGGACTGGAGTCAGGTTCACAATTTCCATGCGGGACCGACTCCGTTCGACCGCGCCGCGATCGATTGGATCCATCAGCGCCAGGCGCCGTGGCTGACGGATCTGTCGCTGGTTCTCGCGGGCGTCGGCTCGACGGGAATGATGATCGCGATCTCGATTTTGGGAGTCATCATCGGCGCGCGCCGGGCGCGGCTGCGGGATATGGCGTGGACGATGCCGATCGCGGCGAGCGGGGCCGGGATCCTTATTCTGACGGCGAAGGCGTGTTTTCACCGAGCGCGGCCGACCCTCTTCGTCCCCCTCATGCACGCGACCGGGTATTCGTTTCCGTCGGGGCACTCGCTTTTCTCGATGTCCGTGTATGGGCTGCTGGGTTACTTCGCGGG from Capsulimonas corticalis harbors:
- a CDS encoding phosphatase PAP2 family protein, translating into MSTVKRRLTAGLIVCLFALVVFVWDWSQVHNFHAGPTPFDRAAIDWIHQRQAPWLTDLSLVLAGVGSTGMMIAISILGVIIGARRARLRDMAWTMPIAASGAGILILTAKACFHRARPTLFVPLMHATGYSFPSGHSLFSMSVYGLLGYFAGTLTRDKTDRRLIHATTIALIVMVGLSRVYLGVHYPTDVIAGWSAGLPWLVVCIVIREALGRRLHKPSAQVLETGRRSASSLGRKRAKSLGSMSSRSRSGKRRTPA